In Spodoptera frugiperda isolate SF20-4 chromosome 3, AGI-APGP_CSIRO_Sfru_2.0, whole genome shotgun sequence, the genomic window tatttttattatttattgtttaaaatttgccgccccctaaaaagtgccgcccggggcgggccgcccctgccgcccccactacgctacgccactgaagccatgcaagaggctcatattcatgagcagcatttcgcgacacacgacgcggcgactgtcgcacCGTTACTGTGAGTATGAgagtagcagtgcgacagtcgccgcgtcgtgtatggGCGCGtggaatatgagcctcttgcatggcttgaaactagtcgagttcctcgtcaaacatttacgtgagtaagccgatcataataactaatttagtatgtctcacgaaagttacaataaagtcATAGTTAAGCGTTTAGAATTGGCTTATCAAAAAATCTCTTTCAATCCTGAAAATACTCTGCATTGAAAAAGTTGAGTAGTAATAGTAAATAACAGTGAGCATTATACAATAAAGGCTTGTTCCAGGATCCAGCGACTGCTATTCCAAAAGGAACGTTGCTGGCTATTGCTATATCTCTGACGTCATACTTGGCAATGGTGATACTCTCCGGAACGAGTGCGCTGAGGGACGCGTCCGGTAATACTACTGACCTCGTTAATGGCATGTTAGTAAACTGCAAGCCTTCATGTCGCTACGGTCTTCATAACAGTTACGAGGTTAATACATATTGTCATATTCAAGTTGTTCATTTTTAGTTAGtccaaaaaactaaaatacgaTCTGTAGTACTGTTTAATACGAGATGATCTGTTCTAATCAGTTAACCTGATGTGtgtatattgttttattctCTCTTCATATCCTCCAACATGGCTGTGGTTTTCCAGATAATGCACTTGATGGCTCTTTGGGCTCCCTTGATTTACGCTGGGTGCTGGGCGGCGACGCTATCTACAGCGCTCACCAATTTACTGTCAGTACCGCGACTGATCCAAGCACTGGGCTTCGACAGAATATACCCTGGTCTGATCTTCTTCTCCAAACGCTATGGCCCTCACGGTGAACCTTACCGAGGATATGTGCTCACTTTTTTCGTGTCACTGTGTTTTCTGCTCATTGGTAggtaatttttcattttacGTCATTTAGTCTTTAACTCATCTCGTCACTCATCCACACTCATGCAGATTTATCTTTAACTCATCCCGTGTTTTCAATTGTTTAATCaagacaatgtatttttattaatatcattaatgTGGACGTATCTGGTTTACAGCGGACCTAAATACAATAGCACCGTTGATCACGAATTTTTACCTCGCCTCGTATGCACTCATAAACTTCTGCACGTTCCATGCAGCATTCTTCAAACCCATCAGCTGGAGACCACGATTCAGGGTAACTATAATCATTTAGAAactttattgttatataatataatacaaaaattttaGTTAAAGTTCCATTAAAGACCCATCTATAGATactcaatcatcatcatcaacaaacGAAAAGCCTCCACTCTTAATGGTACAAGTTAAAGGATTTAAATGAACTAGGTATCCTAAGTGTATTTTCAATATATTCAATCTGGTTCTCTATATTTTTTCGTTTTACAGTTCTACAACACATGGGTGTCGTTGGCGGGCTTCATATTATGCCTCATTATAATGATGGTCATCAGCTGGGTTATGGCGCTGATCACTACTTTTATTTTCCTCACACTCTATCTACTAGTACTCTACGGGAAGCCAGGTATAtataatacttaggtataagCATTTTAATTGTATCTTTTCTCAGTCTAAATActtcaaatacttttttgttaCTCACGCAgttttaatatacctacttgCGAGGTAATGTACCCTgatcaatatttcaaataattttctatgGAAAAATTACTCAGTGGGTTGTTACAGAAACCAGCTGGGGCAGTAGCACGGATGCGCAGCGGTATCAAGAGACAATAACTTCGATGGTAAACATCTACCATCGCGCTGAGTACGTCAACACATTCAACCCTCAACTGCTGGTGATGAGCGGAAAGTTCCATGTGAGGCCTTGGCTTCTAGATTTGGGCGGACTTATAACGAAAATCGGCTCGTTCATGATAATGGCAGAAATTGAACCTGTTAGTATCATTATGTAAtttgtcaattattttaaacacagtgacgaaataaaatgtatttacttgaCAGAAAGAACTGACTCAGGCGGAGCGTGCTCATCGGAAGCAAGCGGGGGAACAGTggttgaaaacaaacaaactgcgCGGTTTCCACACGGTTATACAAGGCTTTACATACGTACAGGCCTTGCAAGCCCTGATCCAGTGTTCGGGACTCGGTCGCATGTCGCCCAACATAGTACTCTTGGGATTCAAGTACAACTGGGACCTTTGTCCTCATCCCGACCTTCTCAGCTACTATCAAATGATTCGGtgagttataaataaatcgaGTTTATTCTGTTTGAGCAGGAGCATTGCTAGGAAACATTCAGATTTCTTAGTCAGACGTCAATCGGTGAGCTGCCTTAGCGGTAAAAAGCACAATGTTGATCTTTCTTACTGATATTGCTGATAGAAGATAGCAATGAAGGATCTAATTTATACAGTAAATAACTAGTCATCTTTAAGACAGGTGTAGGTAATCCACCTAGACAAACACCAAACAGATCACTGTTTCAAACTTTCAAACACTGTTTGAAATCAATCCTCAACATTTCTCCGTAGAATAAGTGTATGAATTTATAAATCTAGTATATGTAGACGTTCCCAAGGATGCCCTTCCAATACGAGATGGCTCTGACGATCTTACACGTCCCGCCCAATATGCGACCTTCCAAAACTCAACGAAGGATCATTACGGACGAGACCGCAATGGCCGCTAGCGAAGACGATATGCCGCATTCGCTCCGTGAGAGACCGCTGGCCATCATGAGCTCCTGTTCTGACATCGAGATGGACAGTGGCACGCCACTCTCACCTGATGATGACGATATCATATCTCGCCggagtaagtatttatttagtaaattcaAGAAGGCAGGTAAGGCctataaattaatgtattaacGTGAAAATGACAAATCGGCTATTcacctgaaataaataattagagtAAGAATGTACtttttatacagggtgtccctgaaatcgacgtccaacaggcaccagatgatcggcaaggttccaaatgttatcagaaaaatataaaaaaaattctaagtcctacagtttttaaattacagtgacttatgtgttatccacgaaaaagtacaccctgtgccagtcttttgactcttgttgctacaaatctttcgACGGacggacgtcgatttcagggacaccctgtatatactcatatttaaagtatttttctacTACACTAGGTATTTACTAACAATTTTTCAGATAattacacttgggagcaaagttACGGCGTCGCTACCGTGgcttatttgtttcattttttgataaatatcttctggtattttaataatggtaacggtacctttaaaatgagagtatttggttgtaaaatgtttttattttatttagagttaCCTATAGAGagttctttaaaatgaaaaaacgtttgtgcattttgtttttaagtgttACACGGCAGACGCGAATCAGATCAGCCTGCGGACCATGACCATGACCGTTCACGTTTACACCAGCCAATGGGAGCATCCACACGAAGACTGGCAGCCTACAAACGTTTAAGATTCAACAATGTAAATCGAtcatttagtattatttttgtaaacataatcTCAAATCTATGCATTTCTGACGTCGCCCACGGTAAAATCTTCAGTTAGATTTTCAATATGTGGCATTATTATGGGACACTCAGTGACTCTttccagaaaaaatattatctttccAAAAGAGTAGACCACATCTTTTTCTTGTATCAGGAATCTATCATGGATGCATGGTGGCTGTACGATGATGGAGGCCTGAACATTCTGTTGCCGTACATAATAGCTCGGAGAGGTGTTAAAGAAAAAATGATATTACGAATATTCGCGCTGCCGCGGGGAAGAACTCCCATAAAGCAGGCGGAGATACAGTGAGTAACATTATAGTAATCTTATTTGTGATGACGTTATGTcgtaacataaaataacatcaaCGAGAGGATACTACGAGAAAAATGCCGATTTTAAATCTTGTTAGATAAAGATGTTTACTGATTTCAAAATTAcgttagtacctaagtattaataaaaatactatgtaggtattatagaTGAACAGATATAACTACATCGCTTCTGAGCGGGCAATGTTTCGTAGTGAGCATCTTGTGGCTGGTATGATGATAATCATAGAATAGATGAACTTTGAACacctacaaattaataatattatattgtctcCAGTATGGCAGCCATTCTGAAGAGATACCGCATAGATTACTCCCAGTTGACGATGGTAACGGGATTATCGGACCAGCCAGCTGAGTCGACGTGGTCTTActttaatagtataataaagaACCACAAGTCGCCTGTCAATGATggtaagaaaaatacaaaagttcAGTTGCTCTTGTGTGTCTATTTAAGCCTCGTCtccacatattattatgtcccCGGAGACTTCGGGCGATGTCGAGCGATATCggacgacatcgccgcgacattgttgactgtgcggCAAAGAACAGTTCCAACAATGTCGCCCGATGTCTCAAGGGACATATGtagctcgacaaatgttcctagtggggatGAGGCTTTATTCTGTTTGTTCAGTTACAAACT contains:
- the LOC118274087 gene encoding bumetanide-sensitive sodium-(potassium)-chloride cotransporter isoform X1, yielding MDERLIKTYDYGYSIHHRRHTTAGTESSYELRDTTGNLLSTNTSHAEPTPELTTYGNIKLGWIQGVLIPCLLNIWGVMLFLRIAWVVGQAGIALSCLIVFTAGVVCVITTLSLSAICTNGELQGGGVYFLVSRSLGAELGASVGIIFAFANAVAASMNTIGFCDSLNELLKSHSVKIIDNGPNDTRIVGAAALFVMCVICAIGMDWETKTQNLLIVVIVTAITNFLLGVAIGPRSDAARSQGFVGISVEQGKENWMPDFRFSEGKHHDIFTVFAIYFPAVTGVQAGANICGDLRDPATAIPKGTLLAIAISLTSYLAMVILSGTSALRDASGNTTDLVNGMLVNCKPSCRYGLHNSYEIMHLMALWAPLIYAGCWAATLSTALTNLLSVPRLIQALGFDRIYPGLIFFSKRYGPHGEPYRGYVLTFFVSLCFLLIADLNTIAPLITNFYLASYALINFCTFHAAFFKPISWRPRFRFYNTWVSLAGFILCLIIMMVISWVMALITTFIFLTLYLLVLYGKPETSWGSSTDAQRYQETITSMVNIYHRAEYVNTFNPQLLVMSGKFHVRPWLLDLGGLITKIGSFMIMAEIEPKELTQAERAHRKQAGEQWLKTNKLRGFHTVIQGFTYVQALQALIQCSGLGRMSPNIVLLGFKYNWDLCPHPDLLSYYQMIRMPFQYEMALTILHVPPNMRPSKTQRRIITDETAMAASEDDMPHSLRERPLAIMSSCSDIEMDSGTPLSPDDDDIISRRMLHGRRESDQPADHDHDRSRLHQPMGASTRRLAAYKRLRFNNESIMDAWWLYDDGGLNILLPYIIARRGVKEKMILRIFALPRGRTPIKQAEIHMAAILKRYRIDYSQLTMVTGLSDQPAESTWSYFNSIIKNHKSPVNDEILVSDEESVKYHLKTSRHLRIRELLMENSYGADFIVMTLPLPRQGISAALYMAWLEVMSHDMPPILFVRGNSTMVIE
- the LOC118274087 gene encoding bumetanide-sensitive sodium-(potassium)-chloride cotransporter isoform X2; this translates as MDTGGVYFLVSRSLGAELGASVGIIFAFANAVAASMNTIGFCDSLNELLKSHSVKIIDNGPNDTRIVGAAALFVMCVICAIGMDWETKTQNLLIVVIVTAITNFLLGVAIGPRSDAARSQGFVGISVEQGKENWMPDFRFSEGKHHDIFTVFAIYFPAVTGVQAGANICGDLRDPATAIPKGTLLAIAISLTSYLAMVILSGTSALRDASGNTTDLVNGMLVNCKPSCRYGLHNSYEIMHLMALWAPLIYAGCWAATLSTALTNLLSVPRLIQALGFDRIYPGLIFFSKRYGPHGEPYRGYVLTFFVSLCFLLIADLNTIAPLITNFYLASYALINFCTFHAAFFKPISWRPRFRFYNTWVSLAGFILCLIIMMVISWVMALITTFIFLTLYLLVLYGKPETSWGSSTDAQRYQETITSMVNIYHRAEYVNTFNPQLLVMSGKFHVRPWLLDLGGLITKIGSFMIMAEIEPKELTQAERAHRKQAGEQWLKTNKLRGFHTVIQGFTYVQALQALIQCSGLGRMSPNIVLLGFKYNWDLCPHPDLLSYYQMIRMPFQYEMALTILHVPPNMRPSKTQRRIITDETAMAASEDDMPHSLRERPLAIMSSCSDIEMDSGTPLSPDDDDIISRRMLHGRRESDQPADHDHDRSRLHQPMGASTRRLAAYKRLRFNNESIMDAWWLYDDGGLNILLPYIIARRGVKEKMILRIFALPRGRTPIKQAEIHMAAILKRYRIDYSQLTMVTGLSDQPAESTWSYFNSIIKNHKSPVNDEILVSDEESVKYHLKTSRHLRIRELLMENSYGADFIVMTLPLPRQGISAALYMAWLEVMSHDMPPILFVRGNSTMVIE